A section of the Oreochromis aureus strain Israel breed Guangdong linkage group 22, ZZ_aureus, whole genome shotgun sequence genome encodes:
- the prdm1b gene encoding PR domain zinc finger protein 1 isoform X1 has product MTLDSTPGDMSGWKEVDFALNCTYIVPDQVADPSFNLPKAMTSIPRNLTFEYSTDNEVTGVFSKEYIPQGTRFGPLQGEIYTKDNVPKLANRKYFWRIYSGGQLQHFIDGYDVHRSNWMRYVNPARSLAEQNLVACQNGRDIYFYTIRPVEPKQELLVWYSPEFAQRLCGQQDDIKQKYTSNNEDQEHEYVKQHLPQQTWLKERAKEGVKDGKDGDTEEKIDVEMLERDTPPDTPDDQIIDFSKKDEKDDKDPEGRGIIPSPQLEHREPSLGLNHPYLPDHYSTFPAPHRNFPLHLHGLYGHREGLVSSYPPLQSRPLQPSYQFLPPYNPHYPRLLLPPYSPPFHGMLSSRGSLQYSSYLGADGLPYPPISAPNLLPVSLSYSPSPQGGLKELTPNISPPRGAPATPELSPPAKPNSHHQSPEQSPSGCEEAMNLSLATTKSSTAPRNGPGHKSLPYPLKKQNGKIKYECNICSKTFGQLSNLKVHLRVHSGERPFQCNLCKKSFTQLAHLQKHHLVHTGEKPHECQVCHKRFSSTSNLKTHLRLHSGEKPYQCKLCNTKFTQYIHLKLHRRLHSSRDRPYRCQLCAQAFFHHFSLCIHQRSTCPANSSTPANVHMKEMVERFDASQEADALTETASASQVGEAVEHWLARTLEGEGKEDQKEATMLLKALTAAINAPLTPMTQSAPHHNPPLAYQERASVVHLHKRSSVKTEGQ; this is encoded by the exons ATGACACTGGATAGCACACCTGGAGACATGAGTGGGTGGAAGGAAGTGGACTTCGCTCTCAACTGCACCTACATTGTTCCAGACCAGGTGGCAGACCCCAGCTTCAACTTGCCCAAAGCCATGACCTCCATCCCTCGCAACCTCACCTTTGAATATAGCACAGACAATGAG gtgaCAGGTGTGTTCAGCAAAGAGTACATTCCACAAGGGACTCGTTTCGGCCCTTTGCAAGGAGAAATCTACACCAAAGACAATGTACCCAAGCTGGCCAACAGGAAATACTTCTGGAGG ATTTATAGCGGTGGGCAGCTCCAACACTTCATTGATGGCTACGATGTCCACAGGAGCAATTGGATGCGCTATGTCAACCCTGCCCGCTCTCTTGCCGAACAGAACCTGGTGGCATGCCAGAACGGACGGGACATTTACTTCTACACCATCCGTCCTGTGGAGCCCAAACAGGAGCTGCTGGTCTGGTACAGTCCGGAGTTCGCCCAGAGGCTCTGCGGCCAGCAAGACGATATCAAACAGA AATACACGAGTAACAATGAAGACCAAGAGCACGAGTATGTGAAACAGCACTTACCTCAGCAGACGTGGCTCAAAGAAAGAGCAAAGGAAGGGGTAAAAGACGGGAAGGACGGTGACACAGAAGAAAAGATTGACGTGGAGATGTTGGAGAGAGACACTCCACCTGACACACCTGATGACCAGATAATTGACTTCAGCAAAAAAGATGAGAAGGACGATAAGGATCCAGAAGGAAGGGGCATCATTCCTTCCCCTCAGCTGGAGCACAGAGAGCCCAGTCTGGGCTTAAATCATCCTTACTTGCCAGATCACTACTCTACATTCCCAGCTCCACATAGGAATTTTCCTCTTCACCTCCACGGGCTCTATGGGCACAGGGAGGGCCTGGTGTCATCTTACCCCCCATTACAGTCCAGACCTCTCCAGCCCTCTTATCAATTCCTTCCTCCCTACAACCCACATTATCCTCGCCTCCTGCTCCCCCCATACTCTCCTCCCTTTCATGGGATGCTGTCATCGAGAGGATCGCTCCAATACAGCAGCTACCTCGGCGCTGACGGACTCCCGTATCCCCCTATCAGCGCACCTAATCTTCTTCCAGTGTCTCTCTCCTACTCCCCATCTCCACAAGGAGGTCTGAAAGAGCTAACACCAAATATTTCCCCGCCGAGAGGAGCCCCAGCCACTCCAGAGCTCTCCCCTCCCGCCAAGCCCAACAGCCACCATCAGTCCCCTGAGCAGTCTCCCTCTGGCTGTGAGGAGGCTATGAACCTAAGCCTGGCTACAACCAAAAGCAGCACTGCACCACGCAATGGGCCTGGTCACAAATCCCTGCCCTATCCACTAAAGAAGCAGAATGGAAAGATCAAGTATGAATGTAATATCTGCTCAAAGACCTTCGGACAGCTGTCAAACCTCAAG GTTCACCTCCGAGTGCACAGTGGCGAGAGACCATTCCAGTGTAACCTATGTAAAAAGAGCTTCACTCAGCTTGCCCACCTACAGAAACATCACCTGGTCCACACGGGAGAGAAACCACATGAATGTCAG GTGTGCCACAAGCGCTTCAGCAGCACCAGCAACTTGAAAACACATCTACGACTACACTCTGGGGAAAAGCCTTACCAGTGCAAGCTGTGCAACACCAAGTTCACGCAGTACATCCACCTCAAACTGCACCGCCGTCTCCACAGCAGCCGCGACCGTCCCTACCGCTGCCAGCTCTGCGCCCAGGCCTTTTTCCACCATTTCTCTCTCTGCATCCACCAGCGCAGCACCTGCCCAGCTAACTCCAGCACGCCTGCCAATGTGCACATGAAAGAGATGGTGGAGCGGTTTGATGCCAGCCAAGAGGCAGACGCGCTCACAGAAACAGCATCAGCGTCTCAGGTTGGGGAAGCCGTCGAGCACTGGCTGGCTCGTACCTTAGAAGGTGAAGGAAAAGAAGACCAGAAGGAGGCCACCATGCTGCTAAAAGCTCTGACTGCGGCTATTAATGCACCACTGACACCCATGACCCAATCGGCACCACACCATAATCCTCCTCTCGCCTACCAGGAGAGGGCCAGCGTCGTTCATCTCCACAAACGGTCATCTGTGAAAACAGaaggacagtga
- the prdm1b gene encoding PR domain zinc finger protein 1 isoform X2, producing the protein MAEIYSGGQLQHFIDGYDVHRSNWMRYVNPARSLAEQNLVACQNGRDIYFYTIRPVEPKQELLVWYSPEFAQRLCGQQDDIKQKYTSNNEDQEHEYVKQHLPQQTWLKERAKEGVKDGKDGDTEEKIDVEMLERDTPPDTPDDQIIDFSKKDEKDDKDPEGRGIIPSPQLEHREPSLGLNHPYLPDHYSTFPAPHRNFPLHLHGLYGHREGLVSSYPPLQSRPLQPSYQFLPPYNPHYPRLLLPPYSPPFHGMLSSRGSLQYSSYLGADGLPYPPISAPNLLPVSLSYSPSPQGGLKELTPNISPPRGAPATPELSPPAKPNSHHQSPEQSPSGCEEAMNLSLATTKSSTAPRNGPGHKSLPYPLKKQNGKIKYECNICSKTFGQLSNLKVHLRVHSGERPFQCNLCKKSFTQLAHLQKHHLVHTGEKPHECQVCHKRFSSTSNLKTHLRLHSGEKPYQCKLCNTKFTQYIHLKLHRRLHSSRDRPYRCQLCAQAFFHHFSLCIHQRSTCPANSSTPANVHMKEMVERFDASQEADALTETASASQVGEAVEHWLARTLEGEGKEDQKEATMLLKALTAAINAPLTPMTQSAPHHNPPLAYQERASVVHLHKRSSVKTEGQ; encoded by the exons ATGGCAGAG ATTTATAGCGGTGGGCAGCTCCAACACTTCATTGATGGCTACGATGTCCACAGGAGCAATTGGATGCGCTATGTCAACCCTGCCCGCTCTCTTGCCGAACAGAACCTGGTGGCATGCCAGAACGGACGGGACATTTACTTCTACACCATCCGTCCTGTGGAGCCCAAACAGGAGCTGCTGGTCTGGTACAGTCCGGAGTTCGCCCAGAGGCTCTGCGGCCAGCAAGACGATATCAAACAGA AATACACGAGTAACAATGAAGACCAAGAGCACGAGTATGTGAAACAGCACTTACCTCAGCAGACGTGGCTCAAAGAAAGAGCAAAGGAAGGGGTAAAAGACGGGAAGGACGGTGACACAGAAGAAAAGATTGACGTGGAGATGTTGGAGAGAGACACTCCACCTGACACACCTGATGACCAGATAATTGACTTCAGCAAAAAAGATGAGAAGGACGATAAGGATCCAGAAGGAAGGGGCATCATTCCTTCCCCTCAGCTGGAGCACAGAGAGCCCAGTCTGGGCTTAAATCATCCTTACTTGCCAGATCACTACTCTACATTCCCAGCTCCACATAGGAATTTTCCTCTTCACCTCCACGGGCTCTATGGGCACAGGGAGGGCCTGGTGTCATCTTACCCCCCATTACAGTCCAGACCTCTCCAGCCCTCTTATCAATTCCTTCCTCCCTACAACCCACATTATCCTCGCCTCCTGCTCCCCCCATACTCTCCTCCCTTTCATGGGATGCTGTCATCGAGAGGATCGCTCCAATACAGCAGCTACCTCGGCGCTGACGGACTCCCGTATCCCCCTATCAGCGCACCTAATCTTCTTCCAGTGTCTCTCTCCTACTCCCCATCTCCACAAGGAGGTCTGAAAGAGCTAACACCAAATATTTCCCCGCCGAGAGGAGCCCCAGCCACTCCAGAGCTCTCCCCTCCCGCCAAGCCCAACAGCCACCATCAGTCCCCTGAGCAGTCTCCCTCTGGCTGTGAGGAGGCTATGAACCTAAGCCTGGCTACAACCAAAAGCAGCACTGCACCACGCAATGGGCCTGGTCACAAATCCCTGCCCTATCCACTAAAGAAGCAGAATGGAAAGATCAAGTATGAATGTAATATCTGCTCAAAGACCTTCGGACAGCTGTCAAACCTCAAG GTTCACCTCCGAGTGCACAGTGGCGAGAGACCATTCCAGTGTAACCTATGTAAAAAGAGCTTCACTCAGCTTGCCCACCTACAGAAACATCACCTGGTCCACACGGGAGAGAAACCACATGAATGTCAG GTGTGCCACAAGCGCTTCAGCAGCACCAGCAACTTGAAAACACATCTACGACTACACTCTGGGGAAAAGCCTTACCAGTGCAAGCTGTGCAACACCAAGTTCACGCAGTACATCCACCTCAAACTGCACCGCCGTCTCCACAGCAGCCGCGACCGTCCCTACCGCTGCCAGCTCTGCGCCCAGGCCTTTTTCCACCATTTCTCTCTCTGCATCCACCAGCGCAGCACCTGCCCAGCTAACTCCAGCACGCCTGCCAATGTGCACATGAAAGAGATGGTGGAGCGGTTTGATGCCAGCCAAGAGGCAGACGCGCTCACAGAAACAGCATCAGCGTCTCAGGTTGGGGAAGCCGTCGAGCACTGGCTGGCTCGTACCTTAGAAGGTGAAGGAAAAGAAGACCAGAAGGAGGCCACCATGCTGCTAAAAGCTCTGACTGCGGCTATTAATGCACCACTGACACCCATGACCCAATCGGCACCACACCATAATCCTCCTCTCGCCTACCAGGAGAGGGCCAGCGTCGTTCATCTCCACAAACGGTCATCTGTGAAAACAGaaggacagtga